Genomic window (bacterium):
ACGGGCACGCTGGTGCTGGATCTGTCCCTGCCGCACGCCGCGAGCCTGAAGGACCGGCGCAAGAGCCTGCGTTCGCTGATCGACCGTCTGCTCCAGATGGATTTCGCGGTGGCCCAGATCGGCCCCGCGGACCTCGCGCAGCGCGCCTTCGTGGCCGTGAGCGCCGTCACCGGCAACGCCTCGAGGCTGGACGAGCGCCTCGACGAGGCGGAGCGCATCGTCTTCCAGTCGGAGTTCGACGTCCGCGTCCGGTACCGTGACACCGCGAGCTGGTCGGATTCGTCCCGCAGCTAGCCGTCCATTCCCGACACAGAAAGCCGAGCATGAAAGCGATCGATCTCAGCCATACCCTGTTTGCCGGCATGGACGTCTATCCCGGCGACGAGACCGTGCCCGCCATCGACCGCCTGTCCGATCACGGGGACGGGCAGCACCGCAGCTCTGCGTTCGGCATGGGGTGCCACACCGGTACGCACATCGACCTGCCGCTCCATTTCAAGGCGGGGGAGCCGGCGCTCGAGTCCTTTCCCCTGGAGGGCTGCTTCGGCCGGGCGCGCGTCTTCGCGGCGCCGCCGGGCCGGATCACGGCCGCCGCCCTCGACGGCGCCGACCTCTCCGGCCTCGACTTCGTGCTGCTGCGCACCGGCTGGGAACGGCACTGGGGCACGCCCCGCTACTACCGGGACTGGCCGTGGCTGGATCCCGGTCTGGCCGACCTGCTCGCCGGCGCCGGGTTGCGCGGCGTGGGCCTGGACAGCCCCAGCGTCGATCCGCTCGGGGCACGGGCCTCCCACGAGAGGCTCGCCGCGGCGGGGCTGGTCAACGTCGAGAACCTGGCGAATCTCGACCGCCTGCCGGATGAGGGTTTCCTGTTCGCGGCGTTGCCACTTAGACTCGAGGGGGCCGAGGCGTCGCCGGTACGCGCCGTGGCCCTGATCTGAACGACGGGAGAGGCCTTGCTGCTCGGACTGCTCCATTCGGCGCTCGGTATCGTCCTGCTGGTGGGCGGCGCCACGCTGCTGGTCAAGGGCAGTTCCAAGCTCGCCGACCTGCTGGGCGTGCCGCCGGTGCTGATCGGCCTGACGGTGGTCGCCTGGGGAACCTCGGTCCCGGAACTGGTCGTCGCCCTGGCGGCGGCGGCGCAAGGCAGCTCGGGGATCGTGCTGGGCAACGTGGTCGGCTCCAATCTCGCCAACACGGGCCTGATCCTGGGCCTGGCCGCCATGCTCATGGCGCCCCGGGTGGAGCGCCGCCTGTGGACCTTCGACGTGCCGGCGCTGCTGGCCTCGACGGCTCTGTTCGTCATCTTCCTGGCCGACGGCGACATCGACGGTCTGGAAGGGGGCGTGTTGATGGCGGTGTTCGGATTCGTGACCTTCATGACCGTGCGCAAAGCGTTCCTCCACCCCCGCGCGATCGAGCTTCCGGAGGAGCCGAAGCCCCTGGCCAAGGGCGTGACGGTCAATCTCCTGATCGCGGTGCTGGGCGTGGCGGGACTGGTGGTCGGCGGTCAGCTGCTCGTCAAGGCGGCGATCCGGCTCGCCGAGGCCCTGGGCGTCTCCGACATGGTGATCGGACTGACTCTGGTGGCCGTGGGTACGAGCCTGCCCGAACTGGCCACGACGCTGGTTGCCGCCGTGCGCCGCGAATGCGGTATCGCCCTGGGCAACGTGATAGGTTCCAACATCTTCAACCTGCTGGCCGTGTCCGGTCCGGCCGCCCTGATCCGGCCCATCGTCCTCGGCGAGGGCGGCGTGTGGCGCGAGACGGGGGGCCTGATCGCGATCACGCTGCTCCTGCCGCTCCTGCTGGTCGGACGCGAGCGGATGACCCGCGCCGGCGGTCTGGCCCTGCTGCTGCTCTACTGTGCGTTCATCACCTGGCGCATCGTCGCTTGAATCCGGGAGAAGGCATGCCGTCAAACAAGAATGACAAGCGGGGCGAACCGGTCGTCGCCAAGGCAGGCGATGCCAAGCCGGATTCCCGGGGGCTGGCCCGCAGGATCGCCAAGGCCGGCTACGCGACGCGCCGGCAGGCCGAGGAGATGGTACGCTCGGGCCGCGTGCGCGTGGACGGCAAGCGGCGTCTGGATCCCTACATGTCCATCGCGCAGGACCAGGAAATCCTGATCGATGGCGTGCCCATGGCCGAGGTCATCCGTTCGTACTTCGCCTTCTACAAGCCCGACGACATGTCCACCAATCCCACGGCAGGACATCGCACCCGCCTTCTGGGCGAGTTCATCCCGCGGGACGTGCCCGGTATCCGGGCGGCCGGACGTCTGGACGCCGGCACCACGGGTCTGCTGCTGCTCTCGAACGACAGCGCCTGGAACGCCGCGGCCGCCAGCGGCCACGGCTTCGACAAGGAGTTCCTGGTGACGGTGACCGGCGCCATCTCTGACGACCAGATCGAGGTCATGGCCGCGGGCGTGCAGCTGCCGCGCGTGGGCCACCTGCACCCGTCGCTGGTGCGCGTCGAGAGTCGTTTCGACCACAATACGGTCTTCCGCATCGCCCTGGGCGGCGGCAAGGTCCGCCAGATCCGGGCGCTGTGCGCGGCGATGCACCTGAAGATCGAGAAGATACACCGCGTGCGCATCGGTCCCGTCAAGCTGGGCCTGCTCAAGCCGGGCCGCTATCGCCCGCTGTCGAAGGCCGAGATCGAGGGGATCCGGGAGGGGGCGGGTAGTCGATGAGGGCGCATGGTAATAGCGTCCGCTCCGTCGCACCCGGTAAACCTGCCGAAACCGGTGACTTCCTCTTGAAGCGCAGATATAGACTCGTTTCGTCTTGGCTACCCGGTGATATCGATACGATGCTAGATTTCGGTTGTGGCAATGGCGCGCAGACGATCCTGTTTGCTGACCACGCCAGGAAAATCTATGGTCTGGATGTTTCTGAAAGTTATCTAAATGACTTCCGCAAGCATGCTCGTGAGTTGGGATTGGAGAACAGCCTGGAGGCAGTGCATTATGATGGTCGGAACATACCTGTTTCAGATGGCTCCATCGATTGTCTGACGACCTTCGAGGTGCTCGAGCACGTACCGGATGAAATGCATGCGTTATCTGAAATCTATAGAGTTCTTGCGCCCGGAGGCCTGCTTTTCATCACCGTTCCCAACCGATGGTGGATCTTCGAAACCCATGGCGCCGACCTTCCGCTTCTGCCCTGGAATCGTGTCCCATTCTTCAGCTGGCTACCCAAGCGAATTCATGATCGATATGCAAGAGCAAGAATCTATGGGCGCGATGAGATCGTGAGGGAACTGGTCGAAGCGGGGTTTCTGATCCGGGACGTCATGTACATCACCGCTCCAATGGATGTCGTCAAATGGCGCAGGCTCAGGGATTTTCTCAGAAAAACGGTTTTCAGGGGAGATACGACGAGAGTTCCCATCTTGGCGACAGCTATACTTGCTGTAGCCATGAAGCCCGAATAGGGTTTATTGTTGAAAATGTATCTCTAATAGGGTATTCTAATCACGATTGATCCTCGCCCATATTTATTGTCAGAAAGGAAAGCACTATGCGTACGATCATCTCGATCGGTCTTATGGTTTTCTTGCTCCCGGTTTTCACGGCGAGTGCCCTGCTGGCGACTACCATCGTCGTTGATCATGCTGGCAGCGGCGACTACACGACCATCGGTGAGGCGGTGACAGCCGCTCCCTCCGGTGCGGAGATCGTCATCATGCCAGGCACATATCCGGAGTTCGTGATCGTCGCGAAGTCGCTGACGTTCACAGCCAATGGCCTACCGGGCTCTGTCATCTGGGATGGTGAGAACAGCCACCGCATCCTCAAGGTGCGCACGCCGATCGCGGTCTCGTTCACTGGTATCGAATTCCGTGATGGCTTCGACCCGATCGAGGATGGATGCGGAGTCGCCATTCACATCGACACCGGAGCGGTTGTGACGATCGACCAGTGCCGTTTCATCAATAATCACGCGAGCTGGGATGGCGCCGTGTTTGCGGGCCTGAGTGGTACATCGGTCACGATCACCAACAGCCACTTCGAGGATAATTATGCCTATCATAATTGCCCCGCGGCCGGCGTGCTTCTCGATGCGGAAATGGTGATCGACAACTGCACATTCATCGACAATATCTGTTCAAACATCTCGGGAGCCGTCGCATCATGGCAAGCCGATCTCTCGGTTCAGCATTGTCTATTCGCGGGGAATACGGGTGGAACTGCGGGTGCAATCCTCGTGAGTGGTGGCGGTGGGGATATCTACAACAACACATTTCACGACAACCACGGCGGTAATGTCGTCCTCATCTCGACCTCCTCTCCTTATTCGTACCATCACAATATCATGACCATCAACACCTCGGGTGGGGGACTTTACATGTCCAGCGGTATAACCCACGGCTGCAACCTGTTCTATGAAATCGCTGGAGACGAGGTGTCCGGAGGCCTGGCACCCGACGAGATCGTCGCCGATCCGTTGTATTGCGATTATACCGTCGGGGATTTCAACCTGTGCTACATGTCTCCGGCCCTGCCGGAGAACAACGGTTGTGGCATGATGGGGGCGTTCTCCATGGGATGTACGACATGTGGGCCTATCGCCAACGAAGATAGGGCCTGGGGTGACGTCAAGAAGATGTACGACTGATCTCCGGTGCAATGGGATCGATAAAGGCGGCCGATATCTGGCCGCCTTTTCCTTGGCAGCTGCCTACAACCCCACCATCCCGTTGAACTCCCTGATCCGCTCGTCCCAGCCCTCGGCCTCGGCGAACATCTCCGGCCAGAAGTCGCGGTCCCAGAGCCGGCGCAGATCGTCCACGTCGCGCTGCTGTTGCTCGACCCAGGTGAAGTACTTGAAGTTGTGGAGCTGCTTGCGGTCCTGGTAGCTCAGCTCGCGCACGTGATCGGGCGTGACCCCGACGAGCCAGCGCTCCCGGTGGCGCAGGGCGTCCTCGCGCGCGTAGGGTCCGTGCGCGTCGTTCAGCTCGGCCAGGCGCGACGCGTAGAGCTCGGTGGAGTCGGTCAGCGGCGTGAAGATCACGTCACGCCCGTCCATTTCGTAGTGGCGGGCGGTCTTGATCGCCGAGACCAGGTTGCCGATGGACGAGATGCCCAGAAGGTGGAGCTGGTCGACCAGGTCGATGGGCACACCCTCGCGCTCGAGGGTCGCGCGGCCCGCGGGCTCGTTGAACAGGCGCAGCAGGTCCATGCACTGCTGGTCGTCGACGGCGACCACGAAGTCGGTGTTGCGCACGTTGTGGATCCAGGGCACGTGCTTGTCGCCGATGCCCTCGATGCGGTGGCCGCCGAAGCCGCAGCGCAGCAGGGTCGGGCACTGCAGCGCCTCGCTGGCGGCGATCAGGGCGCCGGGATGGCGGTCCTTCAGGTAGTCGCCGGCGGCCAGCGTCCCGGCCGAGCCGGTGGCCGAGACCCAGGCGGCGAAGCGGTCGCGCGGGCCCGCGAGGCGCGCGAAGATCTCGTCGACGATGCCGCCGGTCAGGTGGTAGTGCCACTGGGCGTTGCCCCACTCCTCGAACTGGTTGAAGATCACGCATTCGGGGCGCGTGCGTCGGATCTCCCAGCACTTGTCGTAGATCTCCTTGACGTTCGACTCGCAGCCGGGCGTGGCGATGACCTCGGTGGCCACGTCCTGGAGCCATTCGAAGCGCTCGCGGCTCATCTCCTCGGGCAGGATGGCCACCGAATCGCAGGCCAGCAGCTTCGAGTCGAAGGCGCCGCCGCGGCAGTAGTTGCCGGTGCTCGGCCACACGGCCTTCTGCGCGGTGGGATCGAAGGCGCCGGTCACCAGGCGCGGCACCAGGCAGCCGTAGGCCGCGCCCACCTTGTGCGCGCCGGTGGGGAAGTACCTGCCCACCAGGCCGACGATGCGCGCCGGGACGCCCGTCAACTCGGGCGGGAATTCGAGCCAGTTGCCATCGTTGAACAGCCCGCTCTGCGGGTCGTTCTTCCAGGTGATGCGGAAGAGGTTGACCGGGTCGATGTCCCACAGTCCCACCTCGCGCAGCCGCTCCTTGATCCGGCCGGGGACCAGCGACGGGTCCTTCATCTCCGCCAGGGTGGGCAGGACGATGTTGCGCTCGCGCGCGCGCGCGGCGGCCTTGTCCAGGACGGCGGGGTCCACGATATCGAGTGTGTGCGGCATGGATTTGTCCTCGGCTGGTCCAGGGGCTTTATTATCCGTCGGGCAACTGATAGACTGCCATCGCTTCGTTTCGACTAGAATGCGAGACCAGACGCTTCCGGTCAACCCGGCTGTTGCCGGCCCACGCCTCCGAAGGATGAGATCATGGTCATCGAGACGACACGCGAGATGGTGCAGCAGGTTTACGAGAAGTCCCGCGCACGGCTGGCGGTCGTCCGCGCCAGGCTGGGCCGGCCGCTGACCCTGGCCGAGAAGATCCTCTTCGGCCACCTGGACGATCCGGCCGGTCAGGAGCTGGCCCGCGGCGAGGCCACGCTGGCCCTGCGTCCCGATCGCGTCGCCATGCAGGACGCCACCGCGCAGATGGCCATCCTGCAGTTCATGCAGGCCGGGCGCGACGAGACCGCCGTGCCGACCACCGTCCACTGCGACCATCTGCTGCTGGCCCACAAGGGCGCCGCGTACGACAAGGCCCACGCCCTGGACGCGAACAGGGAGGTCTACGACTTCCTGAGCTCCGCGGCCGACCGCTACGGCATGGGCTTCTGGAAGCCCGGCAGCGGCATCATCCACCAGATCGTCCTGGAGAATTACGCGCTGCCCGGCGGCCTGATCATCGGTACCGACAGCCACACGCCCAACGGCGGCGGC
Coding sequences:
- a CDS encoding DUF503 family protein; translation: MEDIRAYTGTLVLDLSLPHAASLKDRRKSLRSLIDRLLQMDFAVAQIGPADLAQRAFVAVSAVTGNASRLDERLDEAERIVFQSEFDVRVRYRDTASWSDSSRS
- a CDS encoding calcium/sodium antiporter → MLLGLLHSALGIVLLVGGATLLVKGSSKLADLLGVPPVLIGLTVVAWGTSVPELVVALAAAAQGSSGIVLGNVVGSNLANTGLILGLAAMLMAPRVERRLWTFDVPALLASTALFVIFLADGDIDGLEGGVLMAVFGFVTFMTVRKAFLHPRAIELPEEPKPLAKGVTVNLLIAVLGVAGLVVGGQLLVKAAIRLAEALGVSDMVIGLTLVAVGTSLPELATTLVAAVRRECGIALGNVIGSNIFNLLAVSGPAALIRPIVLGEGGVWRETGGLIAITLLLPLLLVGRERMTRAGGLALLLLYCAFITWRIVA
- a CDS encoding cyclase family protein, with product MKAIDLSHTLFAGMDVYPGDETVPAIDRLSDHGDGQHRSSAFGMGCHTGTHIDLPLHFKAGEPALESFPLEGCFGRARVFAAPPGRITAAALDGADLSGLDFVLLRTGWERHWGTPRYYRDWPWLDPGLADLLAGAGLRGVGLDSPSVDPLGARASHERLAAAGLVNVENLANLDRLPDEGFLFAALPLRLEGAEASPVRAVALI
- a CDS encoding pyridoxal-phosphate dependent enzyme, which gives rise to MPHTLDIVDPAVLDKAAARARERNIVLPTLAEMKDPSLVPGRIKERLREVGLWDIDPVNLFRITWKNDPQSGLFNDGNWLEFPPELTGVPARIVGLVGRYFPTGAHKVGAAYGCLVPRLVTGAFDPTAQKAVWPSTGNYCRGGAFDSKLLACDSVAILPEEMSRERFEWLQDVATEVIATPGCESNVKEIYDKCWEIRRTRPECVIFNQFEEWGNAQWHYHLTGGIVDEIFARLAGPRDRFAAWVSATGSAGTLAAGDYLKDRHPGALIAASEALQCPTLLRCGFGGHRIEGIGDKHVPWIHNVRNTDFVVAVDDQQCMDLLRLFNEPAGRATLEREGVPIDLVDQLHLLGISSIGNLVSAIKTARHYEMDGRDVIFTPLTDSTELYASRLAELNDAHGPYAREDALRHRERWLVGVTPDHVRELSYQDRKQLHNFKYFTWVEQQQRDVDDLRRLWDRDFWPEMFAEAEGWDERIREFNGMVGL
- a CDS encoding right-handed parallel beta-helix repeat-containing protein, with product MRTIISIGLMVFLLPVFTASALLATTIVVDHAGSGDYTTIGEAVTAAPSGAEIVIMPGTYPEFVIVAKSLTFTANGLPGSVIWDGENSHRILKVRTPIAVSFTGIEFRDGFDPIEDGCGVAIHIDTGAVVTIDQCRFINNHASWDGAVFAGLSGTSVTITNSHFEDNYAYHNCPAAGVLLDAEMVIDNCTFIDNICSNISGAVASWQADLSVQHCLFAGNTGGTAGAILVSGGGGDIYNNTFHDNHGGNVVLISTSSPYSYHHNIMTINTSGGGLYMSSGITHGCNLFYEIAGDEVSGGLAPDEIVADPLYCDYTVGDFNLCYMSPALPENNGCGMMGAFSMGCTTCGPIANEDRAWGDVKKMYD
- a CDS encoding class I SAM-dependent methyltransferase, which gives rise to MLDFGCGNGAQTILFADHARKIYGLDVSESYLNDFRKHARELGLENSLEAVHYDGRNIPVSDGSIDCLTTFEVLEHVPDEMHALSEIYRVLAPGGLLFITVPNRWWIFETHGADLPLLPWNRVPFFSWLPKRIHDRYARARIYGRDEIVRELVEAGFLIRDVMYITAPMDVVKWRRLRDFLRKTVFRGDTTRVPILATAILAVAMKPE